The proteins below come from a single Candidatus Eisenbacteria bacterium genomic window:
- a CDS encoding tetratricopeptide repeat protein → MTTRLVKHQKLTKRQIKEDPLVTAAFLGTQVWEQHGTRILLGLGAIVLAILLVFFVSRTRAQSESRASSDIFRAEMSLAQQDFPTAVQMLREIVDSAPGTRAARDAMMLLGDAYAGQGKPAEAVTWFRRYLAKAGRDRDAKVAGLQGLAAALEDRGDFVQAAATYAEAAKLGVNDNERGRAMLAEARSLGKAGQTQKAIEVYKEIQRLPVVDQDMLRAAGVGMGELSASAPIR, encoded by the coding sequence ATGACGACTCGTCTGGTTAAGCACCAGAAGCTGACGAAACGGCAAATCAAGGAAGATCCTCTCGTCACCGCCGCGTTCCTGGGCACCCAGGTCTGGGAGCAGCACGGGACCCGGATCCTCCTTGGCTTGGGAGCGATCGTGCTCGCGATCCTGCTCGTCTTCTTCGTCTCCCGCACCCGCGCCCAATCGGAGAGCCGCGCGTCCAGTGATATCTTCCGCGCGGAAATGTCGCTGGCGCAGCAGGACTTCCCGACGGCGGTGCAGATGCTGCGGGAGATCGTGGACTCGGCTCCGGGAACACGGGCGGCCAGGGACGCCATGATGCTCTTGGGCGATGCCTACGCGGGGCAGGGCAAGCCGGCCGAGGCGGTCACGTGGTTCCGCCGGTACCTCGCCAAAGCCGGACGCGACCGCGACGCGAAGGTCGCCGGGCTCCAGGGCCTGGCCGCGGCGCTGGAAGATCGGGGCGACTTCGTTCAGGCCGCCGCCACGTACGCCGAGGCGGCGAAGCTCGGCGTGAACGACAACGAGCGCGGACGGGCCATGCTTGCGGAGGCGCGCTCTTTGGGCAAGGCGGGCCAGACGCAGAAAGCCATCGAGGTCTACAAGGAAATCCAGCGGCTGCCCGTCGTCGATCAGGACATGCTGAGAGCGGCGGGTGTCGGCATGGGCGAGCTCTCCGCTTCGGCCCCGATCCGATAG
- a CDS encoding ATP-dependent helicase — protein MIREKSRGPRVGFRVGDRVHHREFGEGLIVEVRERDGFEVLEIAFPDGIRRLTSLYPLETARGAGRPRAPSVLSAAPAPAPLAGGLAVPARTRFRVAGGSEELYRRLAAGPYDEPRDFDLRLRIERFSLHRGFDRLLSLDLLHDVQKYEHQSQACMTVLRRMRGRALLADEVGLGKTIEAGIILKEYLLRGLVQRALILVPASLVEQWDQELRRKFDLEFAVLKHGTAWWEEPLLLASMDTAKLLRHRDKVAAASFDLVVVDEAHRLKNQKTLAWKFLDRLAPRYLLLLTATPVQNDLHELYNLIQLLRPGLLGTYRTFGREFMRRGDKRMPQNTGRLAALLSETMIRTTRASTSIRFPRREVSNILFDLSSPERDLYDNVTRFVRRVLHAHREPRRGAIKLTLLTLQKEMGSSTFAAIPTLSKLLAREGPGLERAEMEDLLRHARSIERNAKFDGIAKLLGGSREKFVIFTQFRATLEFLARSLRQLGIKVAVFHGALSLREKEAAVEQFRERARVLVSTEAGGEGRNLQFCHYLVNYDLPWNPMRIEQRIGRLHRLGQTQDVQVFNFTARNTVEAYVIQIVHEKINLFRTVIGDLDMVLGPYAEAGSFEDEVFRIWAAAKGERDLEREFGKLGTALLVGRKRYEAVEELDRKLLDEVDQNGPS, from the coding sequence ATGATTCGCGAGAAGAGCCGCGGGCCCCGCGTGGGCTTCCGGGTCGGAGACCGCGTCCATCACCGCGAGTTCGGCGAGGGGCTCATCGTCGAGGTCCGCGAGCGGGACGGGTTCGAGGTGCTCGAGATCGCGTTTCCGGACGGTATCCGAAGGCTCACCTCGCTCTACCCGCTCGAGACCGCGCGAGGCGCCGGTCGCCCCCGGGCCCCGTCGGTGCTCTCGGCGGCGCCGGCGCCGGCGCCTTTGGCGGGGGGGCTCGCGGTGCCCGCGCGCACCCGCTTCCGCGTCGCCGGGGGATCGGAGGAGCTGTATCGCCGCCTCGCGGCCGGACCCTACGATGAGCCTCGAGACTTCGACCTGAGGCTCAGGATCGAGCGGTTCAGCCTGCACCGCGGATTCGACCGGCTCCTCTCGCTCGACCTCCTTCACGACGTCCAGAAATACGAGCATCAAAGCCAGGCCTGCATGACCGTGCTGCGCCGGATGCGCGGACGCGCGCTCCTCGCGGACGAAGTCGGTCTGGGGAAGACGATCGAGGCGGGGATCATTCTCAAGGAATATCTCCTCCGCGGGCTCGTCCAGCGCGCGCTCATCCTGGTCCCGGCATCGCTTGTGGAGCAGTGGGACCAGGAGCTTCGCCGCAAGTTCGATCTCGAGTTCGCGGTCTTGAAGCACGGGACCGCCTGGTGGGAGGAGCCGCTCCTGCTCGCCTCGATGGACACGGCGAAGCTTCTCCGTCACCGGGACAAGGTCGCGGCCGCCTCGTTCGATCTTGTGGTCGTCGACGAAGCTCATCGGCTCAAGAATCAGAAAACGCTCGCGTGGAAATTCCTGGACCGTCTCGCGCCGCGCTACCTCCTGCTCCTGACCGCGACTCCCGTGCAGAACGACCTCCACGAGCTCTACAACCTGATCCAGCTGTTGAGACCCGGGCTCCTCGGAACCTACCGCACGTTCGGACGGGAGTTCATGCGCCGGGGGGACAAGCGCATGCCCCAGAACACGGGAAGGCTCGCGGCGCTCCTTTCGGAAACGATGATCCGGACGACCCGCGCGAGCACCTCCATCCGGTTCCCGCGCCGCGAGGTCTCGAACATCCTGTTCGACCTTTCGTCCCCCGAGCGGGATCTGTACGACAACGTGACGCGGTTCGTGCGCCGCGTCCTCCACGCCCATCGGGAGCCGCGCCGCGGCGCGATCAAGCTCACCCTGCTCACGCTTCAGAAGGAGATGGGCTCGAGCACCTTCGCCGCGATTCCCACGCTGAGCAAGCTCTTGGCGCGGGAGGGGCCGGGCCTCGAGCGCGCGGAGATGGAAGATCTCCTGCGCCACGCGCGCTCGATCGAGAGGAACGCCAAGTTCGACGGGATCGCCAAGCTGCTCGGCGGATCGCGCGAGAAGTTCGTCATCTTCACGCAGTTCCGCGCGACCCTGGAATTCCTGGCGCGCTCGCTGCGCCAGCTCGGCATCAAGGTGGCCGTTTTCCACGGCGCTCTCTCTCTGCGGGAGAAGGAAGCGGCCGTCGAGCAGTTCCGGGAACGGGCGCGGGTCCTGGTGAGCACCGAGGCGGGAGGGGAAGGACGGAATCTCCAATTCTGCCACTATCTGGTGAACTACGACCTTCCCTGGAACCCCATGCGGATCGAGCAGCGAATCGGCCGCCTCCATCGGCTGGGGCAGACCCAGGATGTGCAGGTGTTCAACTTCACCGCGAGGAACACCGTGGAGGCCTATGTGATTCAGATCGTGCACGAGAAGATCAATCTCTTCCGCACGGTCATCGGCGATCTGGACATGGTGCTCGGGCCCTACGCGGAGGCGGGCTCCTTCGAGGACGAGGTGTTCCGGATCTGGGCGGCGGCCAAGGGAGAGCGCGATCTCGAGCGGGAGTTCGGTAAGCTCGGGACGGCGCTCCTGGTCGGAAGGAAACGCTACGAAGCGGTGGAGGAGCTGGATCGCAAGCTCCTCGACGAGGTGGACCAGAATGGGCCCTCGTAG
- a CDS encoding MBL fold metallo-hydrolase has protein sequence MGRWGTRSCRCFPRSVRESTCTRETERVRVTFWGAARTVTGSKHLLTGRSGALLLDCGLFQGRRAEAEARNRALPFAAASVDSMILSHAHIDHSGAIPFLCKQGFDGPIHATEVTADLCRAMLLDAAHIQLKDAEFLNRHPHGRSKARIEPLYTPGDVERALAQFAPHGYEEPFEPLEGIQAVFHEAGHIPGAASAEIRWKENGRAGSLVFSGDLGRPNRPILRDPARLPRADYLLIEGTYGGKRHPEEASLRDALGRVLLQALDRKGRIIIPAFAVGRTQEVVYALDKLFLAGRAPEVPIYVDSPLATDIQEVVQRHPEVYDDETVAGIGRGEDPLGLRRITLVREAEDSMKLNDKPGTFITIAASGMCEGGRVLHHLKHSAEDPKNMIVIVGYQAEGTLGRRLVERREEIRIFGEPYTLRAGVEVLNGFSAHADHDALVSQARSCVAPKGCAIVHADLERAEALRDGIAAMNPHIPSEGDVWELR, from the coding sequence ATGGGGAGGTGGGGAACTCGGAGCTGTCGATGTTTTCCCAGATCAGTGCGGGAATCCACTTGTACCCGGGAGACTGAACGCGTGAGGGTGACCTTTTGGGGCGCCGCGCGAACGGTCACCGGATCCAAACATCTTCTCACCGGCCGATCGGGGGCACTGCTTCTCGATTGCGGCCTCTTCCAGGGCAGGCGTGCCGAAGCGGAAGCGCGGAATCGCGCGCTGCCGTTCGCCGCGGCCTCGGTGGACAGCATGATCCTCTCGCACGCCCATATCGACCATTCCGGAGCGATTCCGTTCCTCTGCAAGCAGGGATTCGACGGACCGATCCACGCGACGGAAGTCACGGCAGACCTGTGCCGGGCCATGCTCCTGGACGCGGCGCACATCCAGCTCAAGGACGCCGAATTCCTGAACCGCCACCCCCACGGCCGTTCGAAGGCCCGGATCGAGCCGCTCTATACGCCGGGCGACGTCGAGCGCGCGCTCGCGCAATTCGCGCCCCACGGCTACGAGGAGCCGTTCGAGCCGCTCGAGGGAATTCAGGCCGTATTTCACGAGGCGGGGCACATACCGGGTGCCGCGTCGGCGGAGATCCGCTGGAAGGAGAACGGCCGGGCCGGATCGCTCGTCTTCTCCGGCGATCTGGGGCGCCCGAATCGGCCGATCCTTCGCGACCCGGCGCGCCTGCCGCGGGCCGACTACTTGCTGATCGAAGGGACCTACGGGGGCAAGCGCCACCCCGAGGAGGCATCGCTCCGGGACGCGCTCGGCCGGGTCCTCCTGCAGGCCCTCGACCGGAAGGGCAGAATCATCATCCCCGCATTCGCGGTGGGACGCACGCAGGAGGTCGTCTACGCGCTGGACAAGCTCTTCCTCGCGGGCCGTGCCCCCGAGGTCCCGATCTATGTGGATAGCCCTCTGGCGACGGACATTCAGGAAGTCGTGCAGCGTCATCCGGAGGTCTATGACGACGAGACGGTGGCGGGGATCGGGCGCGGCGAGGACCCGCTCGGGCTTCGGCGGATCACGCTCGTGCGGGAAGCCGAGGATTCGATGAAGCTCAACGACAAGCCCGGAACCTTCATCACCATCGCGGCCTCGGGCATGTGCGAAGGGGGGCGGGTGCTGCATCACCTGAAGCACTCGGCCGAGGATCCCAAGAACATGATCGTGATCGTCGGCTATCAGGCGGAAGGCACGCTCGGGCGGCGTCTCGTGGAGCGAAGGGAGGAGATTCGCATCTTCGGCGAACCCTACACCCTTCGGGCGGGGGTCGAGGTCTTGAACGGCTTCAGCGCGCACGCCGATCACGACGCGCTCGTGTCCCAGGCGAGGTCGTGCGTCGCCCCCAAGGGTTGCGCCATCGTCCACGCCGACCTCGAACGCGCCGAGGCGCTCCGCGACGGAATCGCCGCCATGAACCCCCACATTCCGTCCGAAGGGGACGTGTGGGAGCTCCGATGA
- the xerD gene encoding site-specific tyrosine recombinase XerD, whose amino-acid sequence MKRTPAAPPSDKRGARSVLGERLRQFREHLSLERRFGDNTVRAYVQDLEQYDAFLVARGKRSAAAVKVEDVEAHVHGRGWAASTVARKIASLRAFHEFLRRRGFAEENPALQVRPPRKARPLPDVLSVEQVEALLGAPRGEDPASVRDRALLEVAYATGLRVSELVRLTLEEVDLTEDLVRCVGKRSRERIVPFGTKAKEALLRYLEAARAHFLKDRSERAIFLTRLGRRFSRMGYWKLLDGYRRAAGIDQPVSPHTLRHSCATHLLEGGCDLRVVQEVLGHRSIETTRIYTHLDRSYLRSEYSHFHPRA is encoded by the coding sequence ATGAAGCGGACCCCGGCCGCGCCGCCTTCGGACAAGCGTGGGGCACGGAGCGTGCTAGGAGAGCGGTTGAGGCAGTTCCGGGAGCACTTGAGCCTGGAGCGCCGGTTCGGCGACAACACGGTCCGCGCCTACGTCCAGGACCTGGAGCAGTACGACGCGTTCCTGGTCGCGCGGGGGAAACGGAGCGCCGCCGCGGTCAAGGTCGAGGACGTGGAGGCGCATGTCCACGGCCGCGGGTGGGCCGCATCGACGGTCGCGCGCAAGATCGCGTCGCTTCGCGCCTTTCATGAGTTCTTGCGCCGGCGTGGCTTCGCGGAGGAAAATCCCGCGCTTCAAGTCCGGCCTCCTCGCAAGGCTCGTCCGCTCCCGGACGTGCTGAGCGTGGAGCAGGTGGAGGCGCTTCTCGGGGCCCCCCGCGGGGAGGACCCGGCTTCGGTGCGGGATCGCGCCCTCCTCGAGGTCGCCTACGCCACAGGCCTGCGCGTGAGCGAGCTCGTCCGGCTCACGCTGGAGGAGGTGGACCTGACGGAGGACCTGGTCCGGTGCGTGGGAAAACGGTCGCGGGAGCGGATCGTTCCGTTCGGCACGAAAGCCAAGGAGGCTCTGCTTCGGTATCTCGAAGCGGCGCGCGCGCATTTCCTCAAGGACCGAAGCGAGCGCGCGATCTTTCTGACGCGCCTCGGCCGGCGGTTCTCGCGCATGGGCTACTGGAAGCTGCTCGACGGATATCGCCGGGCCGCCGGGATCGATCAGCCGGTGTCTCCCCATACGCTGCGTCATTCGTGCGCCACGCACCTTCTGGAGGGAGGATGCGATCTGCGGGTGGTTCAGGAAGTCCTGGGTCACCGCTCCATCGAGACGACCCGCATCTACACGCATCTGGATCGCAGTTATCTGCGCTCGGAATACTCGCATTTCCATCCGCGCGCCTGA
- a CDS encoding methylated-DNA--[protein]-cysteine S-methyltransferase has translation MAGPDPSATGRRDCRGARNRPAHGGENLEGSGSRGRGDRVRDILEVAAASVATEQGPVWILATSAGLRGLGLGEREAPSAREARALGIRYVKRPRWTDPTRRALEDYFAGHEPALDLRLDLAEGSPFERRVWEITRRVKYGTVISYGTLAVRIGVPGAARAVGNALGKNPVPIVVPCHRVIHGDWSIGGFSSGLRWKRFLLELERGQLELGWEGGRERGSRTA, from the coding sequence ATCGCTGGACCGGATCCGTCGGCAACCGGTCGACGCGATTGCCGCGGTGCCCGGAATCGGCCCGCGCATGGCGGAGAGAATCTTGAGGGAAGTGGGTCCCGCGGACGGGGCGACCGCGTGAGGGACATTCTCGAGGTTGCGGCGGCGAGTGTGGCGACCGAGCAGGGGCCGGTGTGGATCCTCGCGACCTCGGCGGGGCTCCGCGGGCTCGGGCTGGGCGAACGGGAGGCTCCCTCCGCGCGCGAAGCGCGCGCGCTCGGCATCCGCTACGTGAAGCGGCCGCGCTGGACCGATCCGACGCGTCGGGCGCTCGAGGACTACTTCGCGGGGCACGAGCCGGCGCTCGATCTGCGGCTCGATTTGGCCGAGGGGTCTCCATTCGAGCGGCGGGTGTGGGAAATCACGCGGCGGGTGAAATACGGCACCGTCATATCCTATGGAACGCTGGCCGTCCGGATCGGTGTTCCGGGAGCGGCGCGCGCGGTGGGCAACGCGCTCGGCAAGAATCCGGTTCCGATCGTGGTCCCGTGTCACCGCGTCATCCATGGCGATTGGTCGATCGGCGGCTTTTCGAGCGGACTTCGGTGGAAGCGGTTTCTGCTCGAGCTGGAACGGGGGCAGCTCGAGCTCGGGTGGGAAGGGGGAAGGGAGAGGGGAAGCCGAACCGCATGA
- the uvrC gene encoding excinuclease ABC subunit UvrC translates to MPPRLGKRPILSRASPRSDPNPEELQRKIGSLPTLPGVYLFKGKGSDVLYVGKAKRLDQRVRSHFQSPDLIGPKQAALVRKVYDLDFIAVESEGDALLLEATLVREHQPPYNIRLKDDKRYPYIRVSWQEPYPRMSLVRRIERDGGRYFGPYTEVKALRELLRMTQTIFPMRSCQDIDAHIAARRECLDFHIGRCTGPCIAKQSQADYRAMVDQFCDFLAGKREDVVRRLQEMQGEAVARREYERAARIRDQTRGIESILARQRMVDLGGPEADVVGVAREGEAACAVILKVRERRVLSRDVRWLQGAGAADEAEILRSFLTLYYTRAEQIPGCVLLEVEPRELRLLEEVLSTISPAPVRVRIARGASERALVRTARRNASLLLGRESEGEGDRPLQPNEFDEALELQRELALPHLPRRIRCFDVSTIQGRHTVASMVTFRDGSPFKSEYRRFRIESVPGQDDFASMSDAVGRHAARVEAGEIEPADLIVIDGGAGQLEAARRAAAGSPLERVPFVGLAKRLEEIMIPGRRDSLLLPRRSPAVKLLMRIRDEAHRFAIGYHRALRAKAARASALDQIPGLGPKRRALLLRKFGSLDRIRRQPVDAIAAVPGIGPRMAERILREVGPADGATA, encoded by the coding sequence ATGCCCCCGCGTCTCGGAAAACGACCCATCCTTTCGCGCGCCTCGCCCCGTTCCGACCCGAACCCGGAGGAGCTGCAGCGGAAAATAGGCTCGTTGCCAACCCTCCCGGGCGTGTACCTCTTCAAGGGGAAGGGGAGCGACGTCCTCTATGTCGGGAAGGCGAAAAGGCTGGATCAGCGTGTCCGATCCCATTTCCAGAGCCCCGACCTCATTGGTCCGAAGCAGGCCGCGCTGGTCCGCAAGGTCTACGATCTCGATTTCATCGCGGTCGAGTCGGAAGGGGACGCCCTCCTGCTCGAGGCCACCCTCGTCCGCGAGCATCAGCCCCCCTACAACATCCGGCTCAAGGACGACAAACGGTATCCCTACATCCGCGTTTCCTGGCAGGAACCCTACCCGCGCATGTCGCTCGTGCGCCGGATCGAACGCGACGGGGGGCGGTACTTCGGCCCCTATACCGAAGTCAAGGCGCTGCGAGAGCTGCTCCGCATGACGCAGACCATCTTCCCGATGCGGTCGTGTCAGGACATCGACGCGCACATCGCGGCTCGCCGCGAATGCCTCGACTTCCACATCGGCCGCTGCACGGGCCCCTGCATCGCGAAGCAGTCGCAGGCGGACTATCGCGCGATGGTCGACCAGTTCTGCGACTTCCTCGCGGGGAAACGTGAGGACGTCGTCCGGAGGCTCCAGGAGATGCAGGGGGAGGCGGTGGCGCGCCGCGAGTACGAGCGAGCCGCGCGGATCCGCGATCAAACCCGGGGCATCGAGTCGATCCTGGCGCGCCAGCGCATGGTCGACTTGGGCGGCCCGGAGGCGGACGTCGTGGGGGTCGCGCGCGAGGGAGAGGCCGCGTGCGCCGTGATCCTCAAGGTGCGCGAGCGCCGGGTCCTGTCGCGCGACGTCCGGTGGCTTCAGGGGGCGGGGGCCGCCGACGAGGCGGAAATCCTCCGATCGTTCCTCACGCTGTACTACACCCGGGCGGAGCAGATTCCCGGCTGCGTGCTCCTCGAGGTCGAGCCGCGCGAGCTCCGGCTCCTCGAGGAAGTGCTCTCGACCATCTCGCCAGCGCCGGTGCGCGTGCGGATCGCGCGCGGCGCCTCGGAGCGGGCCCTCGTGCGGACGGCGCGCCGGAACGCCTCGCTCCTCCTCGGGCGGGAATCCGAAGGGGAGGGGGATCGCCCGCTCCAGCCGAACGAGTTCGACGAGGCGCTCGAGCTTCAACGCGAGCTCGCGCTCCCGCACCTGCCGCGGCGGATCCGGTGCTTCGACGTTTCCACGATCCAAGGCCGGCACACGGTCGCCTCGATGGTCACCTTCCGCGACGGGTCGCCGTTCAAGAGCGAATACCGGAGGTTCCGGATCGAGTCGGTGCCGGGACAGGACGACTTCGCGTCGATGTCGGACGCGGTGGGGCGCCACGCCGCGCGGGTGGAGGCCGGGGAAATCGAGCCGGCGGACCTGATCGTGATCGACGGAGGCGCGGGCCAGCTCGAGGCCGCGCGCCGGGCGGCCGCGGGGAGCCCGCTCGAGCGCGTTCCTTTTGTCGGGCTTGCCAAGCGTCTCGAGGAGATCATGATTCCCGGCCGGCGCGACTCTCTGCTTCTGCCGCGACGCTCGCCCGCGGTGAAGCTCCTGATGCGGATCCGCGACGAAGCGCACCGGTTTGCGATCGGCTACCACCGCGCGCTTCGCGCCAAGGCGGCCCGCGCTTCCGCGCTCGACCAGATTCCCGGCCTCGGCCCCAAGCGCCGCGCGCTCCTGCTCCGGAAGTTCGGATCGCTGGACCGGATCCGTCGGCAACCGGTCGACGCGATTGCCGCGGTGCCCGGAATCGGCCCGCGCATGGCGGAGAGAATCTTGAGGGAAGTGGGTCCCGCGGACGGGGCGACCGCGTGA
- the rpsT gene encoding 30S ribosomal protein S20, with product MPRHKSAEKRIHTNLRDQKRNLNVKSELKTLLKKARQEPGNTPLMRSIVAKLDRAVRKGVLHKAVANRRKSRLARMVNRTARAS from the coding sequence ATGCCCCGCCACAAATCGGCCGAGAAGAGAATCCACACGAACCTGCGCGACCAGAAGCGAAACTTGAACGTGAAATCCGAGCTCAAGACGCTCCTCAAGAAAGCGCGGCAAGAACCTGGAAATACACCTCTTATGCGATCCATTGTGGCCAAGCTGGACCGCGCCGTGCGGAAGGGTGTCCTCCACAAGGCGGTCGCCAACCGCCGCAAGTCGAGGCTGGCTCGGATGGTCAACCGGACGGCGCGAGCTTCCTGA
- a CDS encoding proline--tRNA ligase: MRLSRAFIPTLKEDPSDAELISHKLMVRAGMLRKLAAGVYTLLPLGWRVTRKVAQIVREEMDKAGGQELLLPILMPAELWKETGRWEQYGKELFRQKDRHERDYVLGPTHEEAITDLVRNHIRSYRDLPLHLYQIQTKFRDEIRPRFGVMRAREFLMKDGYSFHTDEAQLAATYDRMREAYAAVFRRCGLEFVIVEADSGAIGGDVNHEFMVTAESGESLIFSSPCGYAASVERAKFKIDPLPAEPEEALDSRETPSRKTVEEVASFLSVEPSRLLKSLVFLAGEEPVLAVIPGDRELNEAKLARVLGHPAPRLATAEEIERLTGGPLGFTGPVGLAGTLRTILDLSVQEGRNYVTGANKRDVHWVNVRVGRDVQAIERADLATAREGDRCPRCGDPMRVGRGIEVGHIFKLGLKYSQAMGARYLDSEGNERTIVMGTYGIGITRTVAAVIEQLHDANGIVWPYSVAPYHVHLVPVNIRHDPSREAAEAIYARLTEWGIESMLDDRDERPGAKFKDADLIGIPLRVTIGEKGLKDGVVELRDRRTGRIDRVPVGEAAAECRNRVAEELRKLAPSG, from the coding sequence ATGCGCCTATCGCGTGCCTTCATCCCCACGCTGAAGGAGGATCCCTCCGACGCTGAGCTGATCAGCCACAAGCTGATGGTCCGCGCGGGAATGTTGCGCAAGCTCGCCGCCGGCGTTTATACCCTCCTGCCGCTCGGGTGGAGGGTGACGCGAAAAGTGGCGCAGATCGTCCGGGAGGAGATGGACAAGGCAGGAGGCCAGGAGCTTCTCCTCCCGATCCTCATGCCCGCCGAGCTGTGGAAGGAGACCGGCCGGTGGGAGCAATACGGGAAGGAGCTTTTCCGTCAGAAGGACCGTCACGAGCGCGACTACGTCCTCGGACCCACGCACGAGGAGGCGATCACGGATCTCGTGCGGAACCACATCCGCTCCTACCGCGATCTGCCGCTCCACCTCTACCAGATCCAGACCAAGTTCCGCGATGAGATCCGCCCGCGGTTCGGGGTCATGCGCGCGCGCGAATTCCTGATGAAGGACGGATACAGCTTCCACACCGACGAGGCGCAGCTCGCGGCGACGTACGATCGCATGCGCGAGGCCTACGCCGCGGTCTTCCGCCGCTGCGGGCTCGAGTTCGTGATCGTGGAGGCGGATTCGGGCGCGATCGGCGGCGACGTCAACCATGAGTTCATGGTGACCGCGGAATCGGGCGAATCTCTGATCTTCTCCTCCCCGTGTGGCTACGCGGCCTCCGTGGAACGCGCGAAATTCAAAATCGATCCCCTGCCGGCCGAGCCGGAGGAAGCGCTGGATTCGCGCGAGACGCCGAGCCGGAAGACCGTCGAAGAGGTGGCCTCGTTTCTCTCGGTCGAGCCGTCGCGACTCCTGAAATCGCTCGTCTTCCTCGCGGGGGAAGAGCCCGTCCTTGCCGTGATCCCGGGGGACCGCGAGCTCAACGAGGCGAAGCTCGCGCGGGTGCTGGGCCATCCCGCGCCGCGGCTCGCGACGGCGGAGGAGATCGAGCGACTGACCGGGGGCCCGCTCGGGTTCACCGGGCCCGTCGGCCTCGCCGGAACGCTCCGTACGATCCTGGACCTCTCGGTGCAGGAGGGCCGGAACTACGTGACCGGAGCGAACAAGCGAGACGTCCATTGGGTCAACGTGCGCGTGGGACGTGACGTTCAGGCGATCGAGCGGGCGGACCTGGCGACGGCGCGCGAGGGGGACCGCTGCCCGCGCTGCGGCGATCCGATGAGGGTGGGGCGCGGGATCGAGGTGGGGCACATCTTCAAGCTGGGGCTCAAGTACTCACAGGCGATGGGAGCACGTTATCTCGATTCGGAGGGGAACGAGCGCACGATCGTGATGGGGACCTATGGCATCGGGATCACGCGGACGGTCGCGGCGGTGATCGAGCAGCTTCACGACGCAAACGGGATCGTTTGGCCGTATTCCGTCGCGCCGTACCACGTCCACCTGGTGCCGGTGAACATCCGTCACGATCCGTCGCGCGAGGCGGCGGAAGCGATCTACGCGCGCCTTACGGAGTGGGGGATCGAGTCGATGCTCGACGACCGCGACGAGCGCCCCGGAGCGAAGTTCAAGGACGCCGATCTCATCGGGATACCGCTCCGGGTCACGATCGGGGAGAAGGGGCTGAAGGACGGGGTCGTGGAGCTTCGGGACCGGCGAACGGGTCGGATCGACCGGGTTCCGGTAGGAGAAGCCGCGGCCGAATGCCGGAACAGGGTCGCCGAAGAGCTCAGGAAGCTCGCGCCGTCCGGTTGA
- a CDS encoding 4-hydroxy-tetrahydrodipicolinate reductase, translated as MAQTAILLFGATGRMGRAVRACLPEFPEARLIGCVARSPDDLGCPKGCSWMTPEDLFAGRGELPVDSVVIDVSLAAGTARLLDWLERSPRAFLSATTGLGQADEARVEALGARAPVLRARNLSVGNSVAEGMLRSVPAAARTLLEVDLVEHHHSAKRDAPSGTALAWAALLRPGEVRIHSIRSGTAAGTHRMIFAGAGETLEIVHTVSDRAVFARGALRAACFLRGKPPGLYTLEQTLAGP; from the coding sequence GTGGCTCAAACCGCGATCCTTCTCTTCGGCGCCACGGGTCGCATGGGGCGGGCCGTGCGCGCGTGCCTGCCCGAGTTTCCCGAGGCCAGGCTGATCGGCTGCGTCGCTCGATCCCCGGATGATCTCGGCTGTCCCAAGGGATGCTCGTGGATGACCCCCGAGGACCTGTTTGCGGGGCGGGGTGAGCTCCCGGTGGATTCCGTCGTGATCGACGTGAGCCTCGCCGCCGGAACCGCCCGGCTCCTCGATTGGCTCGAGCGCTCGCCGCGCGCCTTCCTGAGCGCGACCACCGGCCTCGGCCAAGCGGACGAGGCGCGTGTGGAGGCGCTCGGCGCCCGGGCACCGGTCCTCCGCGCGCGCAACTTGAGCGTGGGGAACTCGGTCGCCGAGGGGATGCTGCGTTCGGTCCCTGCCGCGGCGCGAACCCTCTTGGAGGTCGACTTGGTCGAGCATCACCACAGCGCGAAACGCGACGCTCCGAGCGGGACCGCCCTCGCCTGGGCGGCTCTCCTGAGGCCGGGAGAAGTCCGCATCCATTCGATCCGCTCGGGCACGGCCGCCGGCACCCACCGAATGATCTTCGCGGGCGCGGGGGAAACTCTGGAAATCGTTCACACGGTCTCCGACCGCGCTGTGTTCGCGCGGGGGGCGCTCCGCGCCGCGTGCTTTCTGCGCGGCAAGCCGCCCGGGCTCTACACCCTCGAGCAGACGCTCGCCGGTCCCTGA